The Cyclopterus lumpus isolate fCycLum1 chromosome 6, fCycLum1.pri, whole genome shotgun sequence genome contains a region encoding:
- the LOC117732663 gene encoding cytochrome c oxidase subunit 5A, mitochondrial-like: protein MFRAAVRLSVSSVRSLTRTQPGCKALLALRCYSHGKPETDEEFDARWITYFNKSDIDAWELRKGMNTLIGYDLVPEPKILEAALRACRRLNDLASAIRILEAVKDKSGPHKDIYPYLLQELKPTLEELGISTPEELGIDKV from the exons ATGTTCAGAGCCGCCGTCCGACTCTCTGTCTCCAGTGTCCGGAGTTTAACCCGCACGCAACCAGGGTGTAAAG CTCTTTTGGCCTTGAGGTGTTACTCTCATGGGAAGCCAGAGACCGATGAGGAGTTTGATGCCCGCTGGATCACCTATTTCAACAAGTCAGACATTGACGCATGGGAGCTGAGAAAAG GGATGAACACATTGATTGGTTACGATCTGGTTCCTGAGCCAAAGATTCTCGAGGCAGCACTGAGAGCCTGTCGGAGGTTAAACGACTTGGCCAGCGCCATCCGAATTTTGGAAGCTGTGAAG GATAAATCCGGCCCTCATAAAGACATCTACCCGTATCTGCTCCAAGAGCTGAAGCCAACATTGGAAGAGCTCGGCATCTCTACGCCTGAAGAGCTGGGCATTGACAAAGTATAG
- the LOC117732662 gene encoding AT-rich interactive domain-containing protein 3A-like — protein sequence MMDYSKAQMSNLSEEGSSAGCPQSSNAGVKLEAVMKQLQRQHGAKLEMNLQEKHLHAQVLFAQRAAAARASGSKLESTLYGKADGLTYQASQHTLNSHLSRIDPDEEDEDYDEEEQEMVEPEENDEVEENDEEEEEEAVGDGPHQQVKKPGLQPVVGFPFASYSPPHSSSVKQMSESPPLAIKQEREEKELLSPAGQHNFTSPNGFADWGYDEPLKQRGNAIWAEENDGGKMKGEPSRDFAKLYELDNDAQRKEFLDELFVFMQKRGTPVNRIPIMAKQVLDLYRLYKLVTEKGGLVEVINKKIWREITKGLNLPTSITSAAFTLRTQYMKYLYPFECEKKGLSSPGELQAAIDSNRREGRRPSYTNSLYRYSSSPSSASHGLLSSPTMQPTPTGYNGLNTSASPNLKRNADEMSTPVLPSRLPMALALGQQQQLAQAVTLEHFRDRLERGAGGAGGAGGAAADGPEKKMMRMAEEQQRFMQQALQQNLLAFASHFNPMNLKLNNGHESKQDLSLSISTNGAASIGVSVEVNGTVYSGKLFAQKSAAAVASQNVTLAGTNGFSAMSSSHSPSSSSSSSSSSSSSSKGPH from the exons ATGATGGATTACTCAAAGGCGCAAATG TCAAACTTATCCGAGGAGGGCAGTTCAGCTGGGTGTCCACAGTCCAGTAATGCCGGAGTGAAGCTGGAGGCGGTAATGAAGCAGCTGCAGAGACAACATGGGGCCAAACTGGAGATGAACCTGCAAGAGAAACATCTTCACGCCCAGGTCCTGTTTGCTCAACGCGCTGCTGCAGCCAGAGCATCTGGCTCCAAACTAGAATCCACATTATATGGCAAAGCAGATGGACTGACTTATCAAGCATCTCAACACACTTTGAACAGCCATCTCAGCAGAATAGATCcagatgaggaagatgaagactatgatgaggaggagcaggaaatgGTGGAGCCTGAAGAGAACGACGAGGTGGAGGAaaacgatgaggaggaggaggaggaggccgtgGGGGACGGGCCTCATCAGCAAGTGAAGAAGCCTGGACTCCAGCCGGTTGTAGGCTTCCCTTTCGCTTCGTACTCCCCACCTCACTCATCTTCTGTGAAGCAAATGTCAGAATCTCCGCCTTTAGCAATAAAACAGGAGCGGGAGGAGAAAGAGCTTCTGTCTCCTGCAGGCCAACACAACTTCACGTCACCCAATGGCTTCGCTGACTGGGGATATGATGAGCCACTGAAACAA AGAGGAAATGCCATCTGGGCTGAGGAAAATGACGgaggaaaaatgaaaggagAGCCATCCAGGGACTTTGCCAAG CTATATGAACTAGATAATGACGCACAACGGAAGGAGTTCCTTGATGAACTCTTCGTCTTTATGCAGAAACGAG GAACTCCTGTGAACCGCATCCCCATCATGGCAAAGCAGGTGCTTGACCTGTACAGGCTTTATAAGCTTGTGACAGAGAAGGGAGGCCTGGTGGAGGTTATTAACAAGAAGATCTGGAGGGAGATTACCAAAGGTCTCAACCTCCCCACATCCATCACCAGCGCAGCCTTCACTCTCCGCACCCA ATATATGAAGTACCTTTACCCGTTTGAGTGTGAGAAGAAGGGTCTGAGTTCTCCAGGAGAGCTGCAAGCTGCCATTGACAGTAATCGCAGAGAAGGTCGACGTCCCAGCTACACCAACAGCTTGTACCGCTACTCCTCCTCCCCGAGCTCCGCTTCACATGGCCTGCTCTCTTCACCCACCATGCAACCAACCCCGACCGGATACAACGGCCTGAATACATCCGCTAGCCCAAATCTGAAGAGAAATGCAG ATGAGATGTCAACCCCTGTATTACCCAGCCGGCTGCCCATGGCTCTGGCTctggggcagcagcagcagctggcacAAGCAGTCACGTTGGAGCATTTCAGAGATAGACTGGAGCGAGGAGCCGGAGGAGCCGGAGGAGCCGGAGGAGCTGCAGCCGATGGTCCAGAGAAGAAAATGATGCGGATGGCTGAGGAGCAGCAACGCTTCATGCAGCAGGCCCTCCAACAAAATCTCCTGGCCTTTGCGTCTCACTTCAACCCCATGAACCTCAAACTTAACAATGGACATG aGAGCAAACAGGATTTGTCTCTGAGTATCTCCACGAATGGAGCAGCCAGTATCGGTGTATCTGTGGAGGTCAACGGCACTGTTTACTCAG GAAAGCTGTTTGCCCAGAAgtcagctgctgctgtggcGTCACAGAACGTAACTCTGGCAGGAACCAATGGTTTCAGTGCCATGTCCTCTTCACACagtccctcctcttcatcctcctcctcctcctcctcctcctcctcctccaagggACCACATTAA